In the Planktothrix serta PCC 8927 genome, one interval contains:
- a CDS encoding DUF3474 domain-containing protein: MQLSNRSNQATLSALSTQTAEVPFTLQDVKAAIPAHCFEPSVWKSLSYFFLDISIIAGFYFIAYKLDSWLFFPIFWVMQGTMFWALFVVGHDCGHGSFSKIKWLNNLIGHISHVPLLVPYHGWRISHRTHHANTGNIDTDESWYPVTETKFNLMPWYEKLFRFYLPLLAYPIYLFRRSPNRQGSHFLPSSPLFKPSEKWDIITSTSLLVVMVGFLGFLTYQFGWVFFVKYYFMPYLVFVIWLDLVTYLHHSEADIPWYRGEDWNFLKGALSTIDRDYGFINPIHHDIGTHVAHHIFLSIPHYHLKTATEAIKPLLGDYYHYSNEPIWKSFIQSYWSCHFVADQGSGIYYQSGWKSKKTVD, translated from the coding sequence GTGCAATTATCCAATCGGTCTAACCAGGCAACCCTTAGTGCCTTATCAACCCAAACCGCAGAAGTACCCTTTACTCTCCAAGATGTAAAAGCAGCGATTCCCGCCCACTGCTTTGAACCCTCAGTTTGGAAATCTCTGAGTTACTTCTTTCTTGATATTTCCATCATCGCCGGGTTCTATTTCATCGCCTATAAACTCGATTCTTGGCTGTTTTTCCCCATTTTTTGGGTGATGCAAGGAACGATGTTTTGGGCGTTATTTGTTGTCGGCCATGATTGCGGTCATGGGTCTTTCTCCAAAATCAAATGGCTGAATAACTTAATTGGCCATATTTCCCATGTCCCCCTGCTTGTCCCCTATCACGGTTGGCGGATTAGCCACAGAACTCATCACGCCAATACTGGAAATATTGACACTGATGAAAGTTGGTATCCGGTGACGGAAACCAAGTTTAATCTGATGCCTTGGTATGAAAAGCTATTTCGCTTTTATTTGCCTTTGCTGGCCTATCCGATTTATCTATTTCGGCGATCGCCCAATCGTCAAGGCTCTCACTTTCTCCCCAGTAGCCCTCTGTTTAAACCCTCTGAAAAATGGGATATTATTACCAGTACATCCCTATTAGTGGTCATGGTAGGCTTTTTAGGATTTCTCACCTATCAATTCGGATGGGTGTTTTTCGTGAAATACTATTTCATGCCCTATCTGGTGTTTGTGATCTGGCTGGATCTCGTTACCTACTTACATCATAGTGAAGCTGATATCCCCTGGTATCGAGGCGAGGATTGGAATTTCCTCAAAGGAGCTTTATCAACCATTGACCGTGACTATGGGTTTATTAACCCCATTCATCATGATATTGGCACTCACGTTGCTCACCACATTTTCTTAAGTATTCCCCATTATCATTTAAAAACAGCAACGGAAGCGATTAAACCGCTTTTAGGGGATTATTATCACTATTCCAATGAACCAATTTGGAAGAGTTTTATTCAATCCTATTGGTCTTGTCATTTTGTTGCTGATCAGGGTTCAGGAATCTATTATCAATCGGGTTGGAAGTCCAAAAAAACCGTTGATTAA
- the gcvP gene encoding aminomethyl-transferring glycine dehydrogenase, translated as MLEINSSANTQLETIPSSASNSNGKYPKMNGQEGFVQRHLGPNFQEIQQMLKLLEVSSLEDLIDQTIPSTIRLNQSLQLPEALSEYAALNQLKAIASQNKVYRSFIGMGYADCITPGVIQRNILENPGWYTAYTPYQAEIAQGRLEALLNFQTLIIDLTGLEIANASLLDEATAAAEAMSLSYGVSKTKANSFFVSQDCHPQTIDVVKTRAIPLGIDIIIGDHQTFDFNTPLFGCLLQYPASDGIIYDYRNFIETAHNHNALVTVAADILSLTLLTPPGEFGADIAVGSTQRLGVPLGYGGPHAAYFATKEAYKRNVPGRIVGVSKDAQGNPALRLALQTREQHIRRDKATSNICTAQVLLAVIASLYAVYHGPSGLQQIAQTIHQLTLTLAEGLKRLGYSMGTEPFFDTIKVELGEKSLTEILSAAAAKEINLRVIDQHTVGISLDETTTIQDIMDLWEIFAGSELPFSVEEVLKTSENITAFTRKSAYLTHPVFNSYHSETELLRYIHRLETKDLSLNTSMIPLGSCTMKLNATAEMIPVTWPEFGKLHPFAPKEQTQGYQILFEQLENWLAEITGFAGISLQPNAGSQGEYTGLLVIRKYHENRGEIHRNICLIPESAHGTNPASAVLCGFKVVPVVCDDQGNIDIADLQAKAEKHQNNLAALMITYPSTHGVFETGIEAICNIIHANGGQVYLDGANMNAQVGLCRPGNFGADVCHLNLHKTFCIPHGGGGPGMGPIGVASHLVPFLPGHAVVELEGNDRIGAVSAAPWGSASILVISWMYIAMMGAKGLTEATKVAILNANYIARRLDEYYPTLYKGNQGFVAHECILDLRSVKKSAGIEVDDIAKRLMDYGFHAPTVSWPVAGTMMVEPTESESKAELDRFCDTMIAIRQEIANIESGVMDATNNVLKNAPHTAISLICGEWNHPYSREQAAYPAPWTKEHKFWPSVGRIDNAFGDRNFVCSCLPMAAYQ; from the coding sequence ATGTTAGAAATTAATTCCTCAGCGAACACCCAGCTTGAAACCATCCCGTCTTCCGCCTCTAATAGCAACGGAAAATACCCCAAAATGAACGGACAAGAGGGTTTTGTCCAACGGCATTTAGGCCCCAATTTTCAAGAGATTCAACAAATGTTAAAATTATTGGAGGTTTCTAGTTTAGAGGATTTAATTGATCAAACCATTCCCTCAACAATTCGCCTCAATCAAAGCTTACAATTACCAGAAGCTTTAAGTGAATATGCAGCCCTGAATCAATTAAAAGCGATCGCTTCTCAAAATAAAGTCTATCGTTCTTTTATTGGCATGGGTTATGCCGATTGTATCACACCCGGAGTGATTCAAAGAAATATATTAGAAAACCCCGGATGGTATACCGCTTATACTCCCTATCAAGCGGAAATTGCCCAAGGTCGTTTAGAAGCGTTACTAAACTTTCAAACCCTGATTATAGACTTAACGGGATTAGAAATAGCTAACGCTTCCCTATTAGATGAAGCAACTGCGGCTGCTGAAGCTATGAGTCTGAGCTATGGGGTTTCTAAAACCAAAGCTAATAGCTTTTTTGTTTCTCAAGATTGTCATCCCCAAACGATTGATGTCGTCAAAACCCGTGCAATTCCCCTAGGCATTGATATTATTATTGGAGATCATCAGACTTTTGATTTTAATACTCCTCTCTTTGGATGTCTTCTACAATATCCGGCTAGTGATGGAATAATTTATGACTATCGAAACTTTATTGAAACCGCCCATAACCATAACGCTTTAGTCACAGTTGCGGCGGATATTTTAAGTTTAACGCTGTTAACGCCTCCGGGGGAATTCGGAGCAGATATTGCGGTGGGAAGTACCCAACGGTTGGGCGTTCCCCTGGGTTATGGTGGCCCCCATGCAGCCTATTTTGCCACCAAAGAAGCCTATAAGCGCAACGTTCCAGGGCGGATAGTTGGTGTTTCTAAAGATGCTCAAGGAAACCCAGCATTGCGGTTAGCATTACAAACCCGTGAGCAACATATTCGCCGCGATAAAGCTACCAGTAATATTTGTACCGCCCAGGTTTTATTAGCGGTAATTGCGAGTTTATATGCGGTGTATCATGGGCCGTCTGGACTCCAACAAATTGCCCAAACTATTCATCAGTTAACCTTAACCTTAGCAGAAGGGTTAAAACGCTTAGGTTATTCAATGGGAACAGAACCCTTTTTTGATACAATTAAAGTAGAATTAGGGGAAAAATCCTTAACGGAAATTCTGTCAGCGGCCGCAGCTAAAGAAATTAATCTCCGAGTCATTGATCAGCATACAGTTGGGATTAGTTTAGATGAAACCACAACAATTCAAGATATAATGGATTTGTGGGAAATCTTTGCCGGATCTGAGTTACCTTTTAGCGTTGAAGAGGTCTTAAAAACCTCCGAAAATATTACCGCATTTACTCGCAAATCTGCCTATTTAACCCATCCCGTTTTTAACAGTTACCATTCCGAAACAGAACTCTTACGCTATATTCATCGCTTAGAAACGAAGGATTTATCGTTAAATACTTCGATGATTCCGTTAGGTTCCTGTACAATGAAATTAAATGCAACTGCGGAAATGATTCCGGTAACTTGGCCGGAATTTGGTAAACTGCATCCTTTCGCCCCCAAAGAGCAAACCCAAGGCTATCAAATTCTGTTTGAACAGTTAGAAAACTGGTTAGCTGAAATCACAGGATTTGCTGGGATTTCTTTACAACCCAATGCAGGTTCTCAAGGAGAATATACGGGATTATTAGTAATTCGGAAATACCATGAAAATCGAGGAGAAATTCACCGCAATATTTGTTTAATTCCTGAATCTGCTCATGGTACAAATCCAGCTAGTGCCGTGCTGTGTGGGTTTAAAGTGGTTCCTGTTGTTTGTGATGATCAAGGCAATATTGATATTGCCGATTTGCAAGCTAAAGCTGAAAAACATCAGAATAATTTAGCTGCATTAATGATAACATATCCTTCGACTCACGGGGTATTTGAAACCGGAATTGAAGCAATTTGTAATATTATTCATGCCAATGGTGGACAAGTTTATCTGGATGGGGCGAATATGAACGCCCAAGTCGGGTTATGTCGTCCAGGGAATTTTGGGGCCGATGTCTGCCACCTAAACCTGCATAAAACCTTCTGTATTCCTCACGGGGGCGGTGGGCCAGGAATGGGGCCAATTGGGGTAGCCTCTCATTTAGTTCCCTTCCTCCCCGGTCATGCAGTGGTGGAATTAGAAGGAAATGACCGCATTGGGGCGGTTTCTGCGGCGCCTTGGGGGAGTGCAAGTATTCTAGTGATTTCTTGGATGTATATTGCCATGATGGGGGCAAAAGGATTAACAGAAGCGACAAAAGTGGCAATTTTAAATGCGAATTATATTGCCCGTCGTTTAGATGAATATTACCCGACTTTGTACAAAGGAAATCAGGGATTTGTTGCCCATGAATGTATTTTAGATTTACGTTCTGTGAAGAAATCCGCAGGCATTGAAGTTGATGATATTGCTAAACGTTTAATGGATTATGGATTTCATGCGCCGACGGTTTCTTGGCCTGTAGCAGGAACCATGATGGTAGAACCAACCGAAAGCGAATCAAAAGCAGAATTAGATCGATTTTGTGATACTATGATTGCCATTCGTCAGGAGATTGCTAATATTGAATCGGGGGTTATGGATGCCACAAATAACGTTTTAAAAAATGCTCCTCATACGGCAATATCGTTAATTTGTGGCGAATGGAATCATCCCTACTCCCGTGAACAAGCCGCCTATCCTGCACCCTGGACAAAAGAGCATAAATTCTGGCCGTCTGTGGGACGCATTGATAATGCCTTTGGCGATCGCAATTTTGTTTGTTCTTGTTTGCCCATGGCAGCTTATCAATAA
- a CDS encoding WD40 domain-containing protein, producing MIHSTYQIGGSLAQDAPTYVVRKADSDLYSELQQGHFCYVLNSRQMGKSSLLVKTRYRLQQEGFRCTTLDMTRIGSEMVTAQQWYKGIVSELWRGFNLLGKFNLKNWWKDEEDISVIQRLSNFIEDILLTQFPDDKLIVFVDEIDSILSLNFKVDDFFALIRFCYNQRAINPEYNRISFALFGVATPSDLICDRSRTPFNIGKAIELEGFTVNEVQPLIQGLEQKITNPTAVMRAIINWTGGQPFLTQKLCQMVFHSVEETMNNVLTIPPGTEGFWVESLVRSHIIYKWESQDEPEHLRTIRNRIEYNQYRLGRILAIYQDILQGLEVESDDSNEQAELILSGLVVKKEGILRVKNRIYQEVFDLEWVAQQLSTLRPYSQAFDAWIQSNQQDFSRLLRGQALKEAQNWSSGRSISDLDYQFLAQSEELDRREVQQGLEAARMQEVEARLTQEKQTAKLQRFLLLSVSIAFVIAMGLSGISWLQYRQARVNEQQAKTNEIKALSQSAESLFALNQRFEALIQSMKAYRKLQTLPNIDPETHLNVQLTLQKAVYGIQEYNQLLGHTSIVSTAEFSPKGDLIASGSQDKTIKLWKPDGSLWKTLIGHGGGITGLAFSPRHPLLASASADKTIKLWKTDGSYLRTLNGHKKSVMAVSFSPIQDILISASFDHTLKLWTIDGKLLKTIPAHSAPIRTVAFSPDGQRFASGSADKTVKIWKFDGTLLKTLTGHQGEIMAVNWSPDGQLIASGSRDNTLKLWSREGILIDSFGPFEDDVWDVAFSPNQKFLAAGMRNKEIKLWRKDVQNSVYTPYKTLLGHYGEVNRIVFSPDSQTIASASWDKSVKLWKTKDCLVTRLIGHQDSVWGVAFSPDGQTIASSSLDKTIKLWTKQGKLLQTLTGQNSWVHQVEFSSDGQWLASASGNGTIELWKKAKNGTFITHPNQILVGHQGGVWGIKFTPDNQSLISGSWDESIKIWGIDGTLRQALKGHNGQVWGIAIAPKGDWIVSSSDDKTIKLWGLNGQLLQTLTGHQDGIWGLALSPDGQILASASRDETVKLWRWNPQLKSFIYENTVKGHTATVMAVAFSPDQKLLASASQDKTIKLWKLDGTLVKTLNRHNDEVYNVKFSPDGQTMASVSVDKTVMLWDLHQVLTLNEFAYACNWVQNYLKTNSMVSPEDRTLCQGTGNREQGTGNRQ from the coding sequence ATGATTCATTCTACCTATCAAATCGGAGGAAGTTTAGCTCAAGATGCTCCCACTTATGTAGTTAGAAAAGCGGATTCTGATCTGTATTCCGAATTACAACAAGGGCATTTTTGTTATGTTTTAAATTCTCGACAAATGGGAAAATCCTCCTTACTGGTCAAAACTCGTTATCGTTTACAACAAGAAGGATTTCGATGTACAACCTTAGATATGACTCGTATTGGTAGTGAAATGGTAACTGCCCAACAATGGTATAAAGGAATTGTCAGCGAGTTATGGCGAGGATTTAATCTTTTAGGAAAATTTAATTTAAAAAATTGGTGGAAAGATGAAGAAGACATTTCAGTGATTCAACGGTTAAGTAATTTTATCGAAGATATTTTATTAACTCAATTTCCTGACGATAAATTAATTGTTTTTGTTGATGAAATTGATAGTATTTTAAGTTTAAATTTTAAAGTTGATGATTTTTTTGCCTTGATTCGATTTTGTTATAATCAACGGGCAATTAATCCTGAATATAACCGCATTAGCTTTGCTTTATTTGGAGTTGCTACCCCTTCCGATTTAATTTGCGATCGCAGTCGTACCCCCTTTAATATTGGTAAAGCTATTGAATTAGAAGGCTTTACTGTCAATGAAGTTCAACCTTTAATTCAAGGCTTAGAACAGAAAATCACTAATCCTACTGCTGTGATGCGGGCGATTATAAATTGGACAGGAGGACAACCCTTTTTAACTCAAAAATTATGTCAAATGGTTTTCCATTCTGTGGAGGAAACGATGAATAATGTTTTAACAATTCCCCCTGGAACAGAAGGATTTTGGGTTGAATCTTTAGTGCGATCGCATATTATTTATAAATGGGAATCCCAAGATGAACCCGAACATTTAAGAACCATCCGTAACCGCATTGAATATAATCAATATCGCCTCGGAAGAATCCTCGCAATCTATCAAGATATCCTCCAAGGATTAGAAGTTGAATCCGATGATAGTAACGAACAAGCAGAACTAATTTTATCCGGTTTAGTCGTCAAAAAAGAAGGTATTCTCCGGGTCAAAAATCGAATTTATCAAGAAGTCTTTGATTTAGAATGGGTCGCCCAACAACTGAGTACCCTGCGGCCCTATTCTCAAGCTTTTGATGCCTGGATACAATCAAACCAACAAGACTTTTCCCGATTATTACGAGGACAAGCCTTAAAAGAAGCTCAAAATTGGTCAAGTGGTCGCAGTATTAGTGATTTAGATTATCAATTTTTAGCCCAAAGTGAAGAATTAGACCGCCGGGAAGTTCAACAAGGTTTAGAAGCCGCCCGAATGCAAGAAGTAGAAGCCCGACTTACCCAAGAAAAACAAACCGCAAAACTGCAACGGTTTCTACTTCTATCTGTTAGTATTGCCTTCGTGATTGCGATGGGATTAAGTGGAATTAGTTGGTTGCAATATCGTCAAGCGCGAGTCAATGAACAACAAGCAAAAACTAATGAAATTAAAGCCTTAAGTCAATCTGCCGAGTCCTTATTTGCTTTAAATCAACGATTTGAAGCCTTAATTCAATCCATGAAAGCCTATCGAAAATTACAAACCCTACCCAATATTGATCCCGAAACCCACCTGAATGTGCAATTGACACTGCAAAAAGCCGTTTATGGAATTCAAGAATATAATCAACTCTTGGGGCATACGAGTATAGTTTCCACCGCAGAATTTAGCCCTAAAGGAGATTTAATTGCCTCTGGGAGTCAGGATAAAACAATTAAATTGTGGAAACCGGATGGTTCATTATGGAAAACCCTGATAGGACATGGAGGTGGGATTACGGGGTTAGCATTCAGTCCCCGCCATCCCCTCCTGGCTTCGGCGAGTGCAGACAAAACAATTAAATTGTGGAAAACCGATGGTAGCTATTTAAGAACCTTAAATGGACATAAAAAATCAGTCATGGCTGTTAGTTTTAGTCCGATTCAGGATATTCTGATTTCGGCTAGTTTTGATCACACCTTAAAATTGTGGACAATAGATGGAAAACTCTTAAAAACCATACCCGCCCATTCTGCCCCAATTAGAACGGTTGCCTTTAGTCCCGATGGTCAGAGATTCGCCTCTGGAAGTGCAGATAAGACGGTTAAAATCTGGAAATTCGATGGCACACTTTTAAAAACCTTGACCGGACATCAGGGGGAAATTATGGCGGTGAATTGGAGTCCCGATGGTCAACTGATTGCTTCCGGGAGTCGAGATAACACCCTTAAACTCTGGAGTCGAGAAGGAATTTTAATCGATAGTTTTGGCCCCTTTGAAGATGACGTTTGGGATGTGGCATTTAGTCCCAATCAGAAATTTTTAGCGGCGGGAATGCGAAATAAAGAAATAAAACTCTGGCGAAAAGATGTCCAGAATTCTGTTTATACCCCTTATAAAACTTTATTAGGACATTATGGAGAAGTAAATCGGATTGTCTTTAGTCCCGATAGTCAAACCATTGCTTCGGCGAGTTGGGATAAAAGTGTTAAACTTTGGAAAACCAAAGATTGTTTAGTAACTCGGTTAATCGGTCATCAAGACAGCGTTTGGGGAGTCGCTTTTAGTCCCGATGGTCAAACCATTGCTTCGTCATCCTTAGACAAGACGATTAAACTCTGGACAAAACAGGGGAAATTATTACAAACACTTACAGGACAAAACTCGTGGGTTCATCAGGTTGAGTTTAGTTCCGATGGTCAATGGTTAGCATCAGCCTCTGGAAATGGGACGATTGAACTTTGGAAAAAAGCTAAAAATGGAACATTTATCACCCATCCCAATCAAATCCTAGTAGGACATCAAGGCGGGGTTTGGGGGATAAAATTTACCCCCGATAATCAATCCCTGATTTCTGGAAGTTGGGATGAATCGATTAAAATTTGGGGAATCGATGGCACACTCCGCCAAGCTTTGAAGGGTCATAATGGTCAAGTCTGGGGAATAGCAATTGCGCCCAAGGGTGATTGGATTGTTTCAAGTTCTGACGATAAAACCATAAAACTCTGGGGATTGAACGGTCAACTCCTACAAACCTTAACAGGTCATCAAGATGGGATTTGGGGACTGGCTTTGAGTCCCGATGGACAGATTTTAGCCTCCGCCAGTCGAGACGAAACCGTAAAATTATGGCGTTGGAATCCTCAGCTTAAATCCTTTATTTATGAAAATACCGTCAAGGGACACACAGCAACTGTTATGGCGGTAGCCTTTAGTCCTGACCAAAAGTTATTGGCATCAGCAAGTCAAGATAAAACGATTAAACTCTGGAAACTCGATGGCACTTTAGTTAAAACTTTAAATCGTCATAATGATGAAGTTTATAATGTTAAATTTAGTCCCGATGGTCAAACAATGGCTTCTGTTAGTGTGGATAAAACGGTGATGTTATGGGATTTACATCAAGTTTTAACCTTGAACGAATTCGCTTATGCTTGTAATTGGGTACAGAATTATTTAAAAACAAATTCAATGGTCAGTCCCGAAGACCGAACGTTATGTCAGGGAACAGGGAACAGGGAACAGGGAACAGGGAACAGGCAATAG
- a CDS encoding AAA-like domain-containing protein, with protein sequence MSLNPIFSDKEVIEFPDSPIPLDSKFYIQRLPCEGLAYAEIEKSGSLLRVKAPRKMGKSSLMLRLMNHAEVLGYRTVLIDFLQTDTAIFENTNKFFRWLCVNIARQLELEPKLTDYWDEDMGSKVSCTLYLESYILPQINQPLFLAFNELNCVFEYNNIIQDFLPLIRFWYEQGRQNKIWQNLNLVLVQSTEVYVSLNVNQSPFNIGLAIELPAFNLDQVKDLAKRYQINLRADQIQKLTDLVGGHPYLVHLALYHLGCDLITFEELLQTSATLTGIYRDHLQSLWVILHKKPELAMAMQRVATASESIQLEPMIAYQLYSLGLVNLAGNYCASSCELYRLYFGLQLLRNNQDDAVKLKQLQQENSLLKALVYIDPLTEVANRRQFDHRIEIEWKRMLREIAPLSLVVCDIDHFKIYNDTYGHQAGDQCLREVAQAIRSVVQRPGDLVARYGGEEFVLILPQTDAKGALYIAEAVRQKIKALALPFKTEKLPARHESVSISLGVASTIPGVDAGDIGTLFLAADEALYESKNNGRDQVKLSSFLQFQY encoded by the coding sequence ATGTCTTTAAACCCTATATTTTCGGATAAAGAAGTCATAGAATTTCCTGATAGTCCAATTCCTTTAGATTCCAAATTTTATATTCAACGTCTTCCCTGTGAAGGATTGGCCTATGCAGAAATTGAAAAATCGGGGAGTTTACTGCGAGTGAAAGCGCCTAGAAAAATGGGGAAAAGTTCTTTAATGTTAAGGCTCATGAACCATGCTGAAGTGTTAGGATACCGAACTGTTTTAATTGATTTTCTCCAAACTGATACCGCTATTTTTGAGAATACAAATAAATTTTTCAGATGGCTGTGTGTTAATATTGCTCGACAATTGGAACTTGAACCTAAATTAACGGATTATTGGGATGAGGATATGGGAAGTAAAGTCAGTTGTACACTTTACTTAGAAAGCTATATCTTACCCCAAATTAATCAGCCCTTATTTTTAGCTTTTAATGAATTAAATTGTGTCTTTGAATACAACAATATTATTCAAGATTTTCTTCCCTTAATTCGATTTTGGTATGAACAGGGAAGACAAAATAAAATTTGGCAAAACCTGAATTTAGTTTTAGTACAATCGACAGAAGTTTATGTATCTTTAAATGTTAATCAATCTCCGTTTAATATTGGTTTAGCGATTGAACTCCCGGCTTTTAATCTTGATCAAGTTAAAGACTTAGCCAAACGTTATCAAATCAATTTAAGGGCTGATCAAATTCAAAAATTAACGGATTTAGTGGGAGGACATCCCTATTTAGTTCATCTGGCTCTTTATCACTTAGGTTGTGATCTGATTACCTTTGAAGAATTATTACAAACCTCTGCAACCTTAACTGGAATTTATCGGGATCATTTACAATCTCTCTGGGTGATCCTCCACAAAAAACCAGAACTGGCTATGGCGATGCAACGAGTAGCAACCGCGTCGGAAAGTATTCAACTTGAACCGATGATTGCTTATCAATTATATAGTTTAGGTTTAGTGAATTTAGCCGGAAATTATTGCGCCTCATCCTGTGAACTTTATCGTCTTTATTTTGGCTTACAACTGCTCAGAAATAACCAGGATGATGCCGTAAAATTAAAACAGTTGCAACAAGAAAATAGCCTATTAAAAGCATTAGTCTATATTGATCCCCTCACAGAAGTTGCTAACCGCAGACAATTTGATCACCGGATAGAAATAGAATGGAAACGAATGTTGCGAGAAATCGCCCCATTATCTTTAGTTGTCTGTGATATTGATCATTTTAAAATTTATAATGATACCTATGGTCATCAAGCCGGGGATCAATGTTTACGCGAGGTCGCTCAAGCCATTCGCAGTGTCGTTCAACGTCCAGGAGATCTAGTAGCCCGTTATGGGGGTGAAGAATTTGTGCTGATCCTTCCTCAAACCGATGCTAAGGGGGCCCTCTATATTGCTGAAGCCGTCCGTCAGAAGATTAAAGCTTTAGCTTTACCCTTTAAAACCGAAAAATTACCCGCTCGTCATGAATCTGTCAGCATTAGTTTAGGAGTTGCTAGTACAATTCCAGGTGTGGATGCGGGTGATATTGGAACGCTGTTTTTAGCAGCAGATGAAGCTCTATATGAATCCAAAAATAACGGCAGAGATCAAGTTAAATTGAGTTCATTTTTACAATTCCAATATTGA
- the fumC gene encoding class II fumarate hydratase: MTTEQPTRKERDSMGEIEVASDRYWGAQTQRSIYYFSIGNDLMPKEVITAFGILKKAAAITNQELGKLPADKAKLIVQAADEVINGKLDDHFPLRVWMTGSGTQSNMNVNEVIANRAIEIAGGILGSKTPIHPNDHVNMSQSSNDTFPTAMHIAAAIAITQRLIPSVKKMRDGLQAKAEEFADIVKIGRTHLQDAVPLTLGQEFSGYVAQLDGNLKRLELILPDLYELAIGGTAVGTGLNTPKGFAEKVSNQIHQITGLPFISAPNKFAAMAAHDGLVMASGALKTLACSLMKIANDIRFLGSGPRCGLGELILPENEPGSSIMPGKVNPTQCEAMTMVAAQVIGYDTAISIAGSQGHFELNVFKPMIIFNFIQSVAILSDSCHNFTDFLLAGLQVNRKKINSYVEQSLMLVTALAPKIGYDNAAKVAHIALEKDLTLKEVCLEFGYISSEEFDEIVDPYKMAYPEL, translated from the coding sequence ATGACAACTGAACAACCAACCCGGAAAGAACGCGATAGCATGGGAGAAATTGAGGTAGCGAGCGATCGCTATTGGGGGGCGCAAACTCAACGCTCTATTTATTATTTTAGCATTGGTAATGATTTAATGCCTAAAGAAGTGATTACTGCCTTTGGGATTCTCAAAAAAGCCGCCGCTATTACGAATCAAGAATTAGGAAAACTTCCCGCAGACAAAGCTAAATTAATTGTGCAAGCCGCCGATGAAGTTATTAATGGCAAACTCGATGATCATTTTCCTTTACGAGTTTGGATGACCGGAAGTGGCACCCAATCTAATATGAATGTTAATGAAGTTATTGCCAATCGAGCTATTGAAATAGCCGGAGGAATCTTAGGAAGTAAAACCCCGATTCATCCCAATGATCATGTCAATATGTCTCAATCTTCTAACGATACATTTCCTACAGCAATGCACATTGCAGCAGCTATTGCCATTACTCAACGGTTAATTCCCAGTGTCAAAAAAATGCGAGATGGGTTACAAGCTAAAGCCGAAGAATTTGCCGATATTGTTAAAATTGGGAGAACCCATTTACAAGATGCTGTTCCCTTAACTTTAGGTCAAGAATTTTCGGGTTATGTGGCTCAATTGGATGGGAATTTAAAACGCCTGGAGCTAATTTTACCCGATTTATATGAATTAGCCATTGGTGGAACTGCGGTCGGAACTGGATTAAATACGCCCAAAGGATTTGCCGAAAAAGTGTCAAATCAGATTCATCAAATCACAGGATTACCCTTTATTTCTGCTCCCAATAAATTCGCAGCCATGGCGGCTCATGATGGTCTAGTGATGGCGAGTGGAGCCTTAAAAACCTTAGCCTGTTCGTTAATGAAAATTGCCAATGATATTCGGTTTTTAGGAAGTGGCCCCCGTTGTGGTTTAGGAGAATTAATTTTACCTGAAAATGAACCCGGTTCATCAATTATGCCAGGGAAAGTTAACCCCACACAATGCGAAGCGATGACAATGGTAGCCGCGCAGGTAATTGGGTATGATACGGCGATTAGTATTGCGGGTTCTCAGGGACATTTTGAGTTAAATGTGTTCAAACCGATGATCATTTTTAATTTCATTCAATCGGTAGCAATTTTATCGGATAGTTGTCATAATTTTACAGATTTTTTATTAGCAGGATTACAAGTTAATCGTAAGAAAATTAACAGTTATGTTGAACAATCCTTAATGTTGGTAACAGCTTTAGCTCCCAAAATTGGCTATGATAACGCAGCCAAAGTTGCTCATATTGCTCTGGAAAAAGATCTAACTTTAAAAGAAGTTTGTCTGGAATTCGGTTATATTTCCAGCGAAGAATTTGACGAAATTGTAGATCCCTATAAAATGGCATATCCTGAGCTTTGA